Proteins from a genomic interval of Gammaproteobacteria bacterium:
- the uvrA gene encoding excinuclease ABC subunit UvrA yields METIRIRGARTHNLQNIDLDLPRGKLIVITGLSGSGKSSLAFDTIYAEGQRRYVESLSSYARQFLAIMEKPDVDHIEGLSPAISIEQKSTSHNPRSTVGTVTEIYDYLRLLYARAGEPRCPEHGVVLDAQTVSQMVDHVLALPAETRLMLLAPVVEGRKGEYTEVLEELRAQGYVRARIDGTVVELDQAPKLDLRKKHTIEVVVDRFKVRPEVQQRLAESFETALRLADGLARVAFMDDPEHDDVVFSAKFACPQCGYSITELEPRLFSFNNPAGACPGCDGLGIKQFFDPARVVSNPELSLAGGAVRGWDRRNAYYFQMIGALAGHYGFDVETPFQELPQRVRDIILFGSGKEEIEFDYYNDRGVPARRAHPFEGVIPNMTRRHRETESGAVREELSKYLSTQPCPDCQGARLRREARNVFVGGKTLPETVAMPVGRAREFFGGLILPGWRGEIAAKIVKEVGQRLDFLVNVGLDYLTLNRSADSLSGGEAQRIRLASQIGAGLVGVMYVLDEPSIGLHQRDNERLLHTLVYLRDLGNTVIVVEHDEDAIRLADYVVDIGPGAGVHGGKIVAQGTPQEIIDNPASLTGQYLCGHRKIDVPIARIAPDPERQLLIRGASGHNLKGVNVDIPLGLMTCVTGVSGSGKSTLVNDTLYRQAARALYGSTEEPAPCAEIIGLEQFEKVVSIDQSPIGRTPRSNPATYTGLFTPIRELFSGTQEARARGYNPGRFSFNVKGGRCEACQGDGVIKVEMHFLPDIYVPCDVCKGKRYNRETLEVRYKGRNIQEVLDMTIEDALNFFSAVPVIHRKLQTLMDVGLSYIKLGQNATTLSGGEAQRVKLSRELSKRESGSTLYILDEPTTGLHFHDIKQLLAVLHQLRDHGNTIVVIEHNLDVIKTADWLIDMGPEGGDKGGEVLVVGTPEDIAAYPDSHTGRFLRPVLEREHLAA; encoded by the coding sequence ATGGAAACCATCCGCATCCGCGGCGCCCGTACTCATAATTTACAAAATATTGACCTTGACCTGCCACGCGGCAAGCTGATCGTGATCACCGGCCTGTCCGGCTCCGGCAAGTCATCACTGGCCTTCGACACCATCTATGCCGAGGGACAGCGGCGTTACGTGGAGTCGCTGTCGAGCTATGCGCGCCAGTTTCTGGCGATCATGGAAAAGCCGGACGTGGACCACATCGAGGGCCTATCGCCCGCGATCTCCATCGAGCAGAAATCCACCTCGCACAACCCGCGTTCCACGGTCGGTACCGTTACCGAAATCTACGATTACCTGCGCCTGCTGTATGCCCGCGCCGGTGAGCCGCGCTGCCCGGAACACGGTGTGGTGCTCGATGCCCAGACCGTCAGCCAGATGGTCGATCATGTGCTGGCGCTGCCCGCCGAAACGCGGCTGATGCTGCTCGCGCCGGTGGTGGAGGGGCGTAAGGGCGAGTACACCGAGGTGCTGGAGGAGCTGCGTGCGCAAGGTTACGTGCGGGCACGCATCGACGGCACAGTGGTGGAGCTGGATCAGGCGCCCAAGCTCGATCTGCGCAAAAAACACACCATCGAGGTGGTGGTGGACCGTTTCAAGGTGCGCCCTGAGGTGCAGCAGCGCCTGGCGGAATCGTTCGAGACGGCGTTGCGCCTGGCCGACGGTCTGGCACGCGTGGCGTTCATGGACGATCCCGAGCACGATGACGTGGTGTTTTCCGCCAAATTCGCCTGTCCACAATGTGGCTACAGCATCACCGAGCTGGAGCCACGCCTGTTCTCGTTCAATAACCCGGCGGGGGCCTGCCCTGGATGTGATGGTTTAGGGATCAAGCAGTTCTTCGACCCGGCACGCGTAGTATCCAATCCCGAACTGAGCCTGGCGGGCGGGGCGGTGCGCGGCTGGGATCGCCGCAATGCCTACTACTTTCAGATGATCGGCGCGCTGGCCGGGCATTACGGATTCGATGTCGAGACTCCCTTCCAGGAGCTGCCGCAACGCGTGCGCGACATCATTCTGTTCGGCAGCGGCAAGGAAGAAATCGAATTTGATTATTACAACGATCGCGGCGTACCCGCCCGGCGCGCCCACCCGTTTGAAGGTGTCATCCCCAACATGACACGCCGCCACCGCGAGACCGAATCCGGCGCGGTGCGCGAGGAGCTATCCAAATACCTGAGCACCCAGCCCTGCCCCGACTGCCAGGGCGCCCGGCTGCGGCGTGAGGCACGTAATGTGTTTGTGGGTGGCAAAACCCTGCCCGAAACGGTCGCCATGCCGGTAGGACGGGCACGGGAGTTTTTCGGCGGGCTGATACTGCCCGGCTGGCGCGGTGAAATCGCCGCCAAGATCGTCAAGGAAGTCGGCCAGCGGCTGGATTTTCTGGTCAACGTCGGGCTGGACTACCTGACGCTGAACCGCAGCGCCGATAGCCTGTCGGGCGGTGAGGCACAGCGCATCCGGCTCGCCAGCCAGATCGGCGCGGGGCTGGTGGGCGTGATGTATGTGCTGGACGAGCCATCCATCGGCCTGCACCAGCGCGACAACGAGCGCTTGCTGCACACCTTGGTCTATCTGCGTGACCTGGGCAATACCGTGATCGTGGTCGAGCACGACGAGGACGCCATCCGCCTCGCCGATTACGTGGTCGACATCGGCCCCGGCGCGGGCGTACACGGCGGCAAGATCGTGGCGCAAGGCACGCCGCAAGAGATCATCGACAATCCTGCCTCGCTCACCGGACAATACCTGTGCGGCCACCGCAAGATCGACGTGCCCATCGCACGCATCGCGCCCGACCCGGAGCGCCAACTGCTCATCCGTGGCGCCAGCGGCCACAACTTAAAGGGCGTCAATGTCGACATCCCGCTGGGACTGATGACCTGCGTCACCGGCGTGTCCGGCTCCGGCAAATCCACCCTGGTCAACGACACCCTCTATCGTCAGGCGGCGCGTGCGCTGTACGGCAGCACTGAAGAACCCGCACCCTGCGCGGAGATCATCGGCCTGGAGCAGTTCGAGAAGGTGGTGAGCATCGACCAAAGCCCCATCGGGCGCACACCACGCTCCAACCCCGCCACCTACACCGGCCTGTTCACGCCGATCCGCGAACTGTTCTCGGGCACACAGGAGGCACGGGCGCGCGGCTACAATCCGGGCCGCTTCAGCTTTAACGTCAAGGGCGGACGCTGCGAGGCCTGCCAGGGCGACGGCGTGATCAAGGTGGAGATGCACTTTCTGCCCGACATCTACGTGCCGTGCGATGTGTGCAAGGGTAAACGCTATAATCGCGAGACGCTGGAAGTGCGCTACAAGGGCAGGAACATCCAGGAGGTGCTGGATATGACTATCGAGGACGCGTTGAACTTCTTCAGTGCCGTGCCGGTCATCCACCGCAAGCTGCAAACCCTGATGGATGTCGGACTGTCCTACATCAAACTCGGCCAGAACGCCACCACCCTGTCCGGTGGCGAGGCACAGCGCGTCAAACTGTCACGCGAACTCTCCAAGCGCGAATCCGGCAGCACGCTCTACATCCTCGACGAACCCACTACCGGCCTGCACTTCCACGACATCAAGCAACTGCTCGCCGTGCTGCACCAGTTACGCGACCACGGCAACACCATCGTGGTAATCGAACACAACCTCGATGTTATCAAAACCGCCGACTGGCTCATCGACATGGGACCGGAGGGCGGCGACAAGGGTGGCGAAGTGCTGGTCGTCGGCACACCTGAAGACATCGCCGCGTATCCCGATTCGCACACCGGGCGGTTTCTCAGGCCGGTGCTGGAGCGGGAACATCTGGCAGCCTGA